From a region of the uncultured Draconibacterium sp. genome:
- a CDS encoding aldo/keto reductase, producing the protein MANFKLNRRKFIGALSAGTAHVLFSNPLYAGNIPTRSHDPFQLVELGNSGIKTTLLGMGTGVHATNRTSFLTKQDKNTSLDLLHHSYNKGIRYFDLADTYGTHGLFAEAMTKMNREELTLTTKIWTRPGGIPEKERPDADIVVDRFRKELNTDYIDLVQIHCMVDEDWTETLKPQMEILSNLKAKGIIKAHGVSVHSLDAMKAAVKNPWVDVLHARINPYGIAMDKPDPQEVVEVIQQLHQSGKGIIGMKLVGNGQLRDDSKKIDNSLRFVLGLGCVDLMLVGFETKDQVDNYISRMETELKKLY; encoded by the coding sequence ATGGCCAACTTTAAATTGAATCGACGAAAATTTATCGGAGCACTTAGTGCCGGTACTGCACATGTTTTATTCTCTAATCCACTTTATGCCGGCAATATTCCGACGCGAAGTCACGATCCATTTCAGTTGGTAGAATTGGGGAATTCAGGGATAAAAACCACTTTGCTTGGAATGGGAACCGGTGTTCATGCCACCAACCGTACTAGTTTTCTTACCAAGCAGGATAAAAACACCAGCCTCGATTTGTTGCATCACTCATACAACAAAGGCATTCGGTATTTTGATTTAGCCGATACCTATGGCACGCACGGGCTTTTTGCCGAAGCGATGACAAAAATGAACCGGGAAGAACTGACGCTCACCACAAAAATATGGACACGCCCGGGTGGAATTCCTGAAAAAGAACGCCCCGATGCTGACATTGTGGTGGACCGGTTCCGGAAAGAACTGAATACCGATTACATTGATCTGGTTCAGATACATTGTATGGTTGATGAGGACTGGACTGAAACGTTAAAACCCCAAATGGAAATTCTTTCGAACCTGAAAGCAAAAGGAATTATAAAAGCACATGGCGTTTCTGTACACTCGCTCGACGCCATGAAAGCAGCCGTTAAAAACCCGTGGGTTGATGTTTTACATGCGCGTATCAATCCGTATGGAATTGCGATGGACAAACCCGATCCGCAAGAAGTGGTAGAGGTTATTCAACAATTGCACCAATCAGGAAAAGGCATTATTGGAATGAAACTGGTAGGCAACGGACAATTACGTGACGACAGTAAAAAAATAGATAACTCACTGCGATTTGTTCTTGGATTAGGCTGTGTTGACTTGATGCTCGTTGGATTTGAAACCAAAGACCAGGTTGACAATTACATATCGCGAATGGAAACCGAATTAAAGAAACTGTACTAA
- a CDS encoding Gfo/Idh/MocA family oxidoreductase → MKNQVTVALASFGMSGKVFHGPLLKVNCNFRVKLVLERSKTLSKALFPDVTIVKTYDTILSDNEVELVVVNTPDKYHYPMVKQALEAGKHVVVEKPATLRSAELQELIELAKAKGLVFTVFQNRRWDGDFRTVQKVIREARFGRLVEFESHYDRYRTEITPGTWKEEGDEYGGVLYNLGSHMVDQAYVLFGKPQTVTAHLKTVRTGGKVADYYDVRLDYGGFSALLKCSYLVMNPGPRYTINGEYGTFKKWGIDGQEDLLKAGNLPEGEDWGKEDVDYWGTLVYTENEEHIEELVETIPGDYRIFYDKMYEAIRNDKALPVNPAKALEVLKILEACLLSNKEHRTVIV, encoded by the coding sequence ATGAAGAATCAGGTTACAGTGGCATTGGCTTCGTTTGGTATGTCAGGAAAAGTATTTCACGGACCGTTGTTGAAGGTAAATTGTAATTTCAGGGTAAAACTTGTGCTCGAACGTTCTAAAACTTTATCGAAAGCGTTGTTTCCCGACGTGACGATTGTAAAAACCTACGACACTATTTTAAGCGATAACGAGGTTGAGCTGGTAGTGGTAAACACTCCGGACAAATATCACTATCCGATGGTAAAGCAGGCGCTGGAAGCCGGAAAACATGTGGTTGTGGAAAAACCGGCCACTTTACGGAGTGCAGAACTACAAGAGCTGATTGAGCTGGCAAAAGCAAAAGGTTTGGTGTTCACTGTTTTTCAGAACCGCCGGTGGGATGGTGATTTTAGAACGGTACAAAAAGTAATTAGGGAAGCGCGGTTTGGACGGCTGGTCGAATTTGAATCGCACTACGACCGTTACCGTACCGAAATTACACCCGGCACATGGAAAGAAGAGGGCGATGAATATGGTGGCGTTTTGTATAACCTGGGATCGCATATGGTCGATCAGGCATACGTTTTGTTTGGAAAACCGCAAACAGTTACCGCACATTTAAAGACGGTGCGAACCGGAGGAAAGGTAGCCGATTATTACGATGTCCGTTTGGATTATGGAGGTTTTTCGGCTTTGTTAAAATGCTCGTACCTGGTTATGAATCCCGGGCCACGATATACCATTAACGGAGAATATGGCACGTTTAAAAAGTGGGGAATCGATGGGCAGGAAGATTTATTAAAAGCAGGTAATTTGCCAGAAGGTGAAGACTGGGGAAAAGAAGACGTCGATTATTGGGGAACACTGGTTTACACCGAGAACGAAGAACATATCGAAGAGTTGGTTGAAACCATTCCGGGAGATTACCGCATTTTTTACGATAAAATGTATGAAGCCATCAGAAACGACAAAGCGTTACCTGTTAATCCTGCTAAAGCACTGGAAGTATTAAAAATATTGGAGGCGTGCCTGTTAAGTAATAAAGAGCATAGAACGGTAATAGTTTAG
- a CDS encoding PhzF family phenazine biosynthesis protein, producing the protein MNLTVYQVDAFAEKIFEGNPAAVIPLNDEWLPDDIMQKLAMENNLSETAFFIQKDNCYHIRWFTPEAEVDLCGHATLATSHVMFQHLNIAADQICFHSRSGKLSVKKEDGLLVLNFPASKVEAKYIPTGLKTAFGIHPQECFKGREDLMLIFKNENDIANLEPDFTKMLEATSRGIICTAKSEKYDFVSRFFAPSVGINEDPVTGSAHTMLIPYWSEQLNKQNLVAKQISKRGGVLHCKQLGARVEIGGKAVTYLVGTINI; encoded by the coding sequence ATGAACCTAACAGTATACCAGGTTGATGCCTTCGCCGAGAAAATTTTTGAAGGAAATCCAGCAGCCGTTATTCCGCTAAATGACGAGTGGCTCCCCGATGATATTATGCAAAAGCTGGCCATGGAAAACAACCTCTCGGAAACAGCATTTTTTATACAGAAAGACAACTGTTACCATATCCGCTGGTTTACTCCCGAGGCAGAGGTTGATCTTTGCGGTCATGCCACGCTGGCAACTTCGCATGTTATGTTTCAGCATTTAAATATTGCTGCGGATCAAATATGTTTCCATTCGAGAAGCGGTAAACTAAGCGTAAAAAAAGAAGACGGTCTGTTGGTATTAAACTTCCCGGCATCAAAAGTGGAGGCTAAATATATTCCAACAGGTTTAAAAACGGCGTTTGGCATTCATCCGCAGGAATGTTTTAAAGGACGCGAAGACCTGATGCTGATATTTAAAAATGAAAACGACATTGCCAATCTGGAGCCCGATTTCACAAAAATGTTAGAAGCCACTTCACGTGGTATAATTTGCACGGCCAAATCAGAAAAATACGATTTTGTATCGCGCTTTTTCGCACCATCAGTGGGGATTAACGAAGATCCGGTAACCGGGTCGGCGCACACCATGTTAATTCCGTATTGGTCGGAACAACTGAATAAGCAAAACCTGGTGGCTAAACAAATATCGAAAAGAGGCGGAGTACTGCATTGCAAACAACTTGGCGCTCGTGTTGAGATAGGCGGCAAAGCAGTAACTTACCTGGTAGGAACTATTAATATTTAA
- a CDS encoding TonB-dependent receptor, which yields MMKNLTTLFLLLLTQMVAIAQSNNATLKGVINDQDGVPIDMVNVVLREYPTLGTTTNADGEFLLRIPARKQLTIIFSSLGYQTFQDSVYANREETIIKQITMPEANLELAEIIVKEQRRNGGSFVSLDPKIINSISSASGGIEAGLKTLPGVSSNNELSSQYTVRGGNFDENLVYVNDVEVYRPFLIRSGQQEGLSFINSDMVSTIDFSAGGFNAKYGDKMSSVLDIKYRKPSDFSGSASMSMLGASAHFEDVALKGKLSHISGIRYKTNRYILGTLDEQGEYDPRFLDFQTYITYQFNEKFDLSFLGNVAQNQYNFIPQTRETTFGTWQNPLNTKIYFDGQEQDDFQTYLGALTANYHPNANLNLKFIASAYHAREKETYDIQGQYYLNQLERNMGSDEFGDSTLNLGVGTFINHARNSLDATVYSFSHKGAYNSEKHLLNWGIKFQHEKINDELNEWIYRDSAGYSIPYSDNEVKLFYTLNAKNKISSNRITGYFQDSWSMPTASGDLYLTGGVRFNYWDFNNELLVSPRATLSYFPEWEKKMSFRLSAGWYHQSPFFKELKQTDGYINYDSKAQRSFQVVGGTDLLFTAWDRPFRFTSEAYYKHMNRLIPYQIDNVRIRYLAEEEATGYATGVDFKINGEFVSGLQSWASLSFLQTEEDIKGDGHGMIPRPTDQWMNFSLFFQDYLPGNPTYKMQLSGFYGARLPTGPPNGERYQDVFRMPPYRRIDLGFSKVFISRANRSSSPFFRHITDLWLSLEVFNLLDINNTISYFWVSSIYGDQYAVPNYLTSRKFNLKLTVKF from the coding sequence ATGATGAAAAACTTAACCACTCTATTTCTATTACTGCTTACCCAAATGGTTGCTATTGCACAAAGTAATAATGCAACATTAAAAGGTGTTATCAATGATCAGGACGGCGTTCCGATAGATATGGTAAATGTGGTATTAAGAGAATATCCAACCCTTGGAACCACTACAAATGCCGACGGCGAATTCCTACTCCGCATTCCGGCACGTAAACAGCTCACGATAATCTTTTCGTCGCTGGGGTATCAAACCTTTCAGGATTCGGTGTATGCCAATCGTGAGGAAACGATTATCAAGCAGATTACAATGCCGGAGGCCAATCTCGAACTGGCAGAAATAATTGTAAAAGAACAGCGACGCAATGGCGGAAGTTTTGTTAGTCTCGATCCGAAAATCATTAACTCTATTTCGAGTGCTTCGGGAGGTATTGAAGCCGGATTAAAAACTTTGCCCGGCGTTTCGTCAAATAATGAGTTAAGTTCGCAATACACTGTGCGTGGTGGTAATTTCGACGAAAACCTGGTTTATGTAAACGATGTTGAAGTTTACCGTCCGTTTCTGATTCGCTCGGGACAACAGGAAGGTTTGAGTTTTATAAACAGCGATATGGTATCTACCATCGATTTTTCGGCAGGTGGTTTTAATGCCAAATACGGCGATAAAATGTCGTCGGTACTCGATATAAAATACCGTAAACCAAGCGATTTTAGTGGATCGGCGTCAATGAGTATGCTCGGTGCTTCGGCGCATTTTGAAGACGTGGCGTTAAAAGGAAAGCTTTCGCACATTTCCGGAATTCGTTACAAAACCAACCGTTACATACTTGGGACTTTAGATGAACAAGGTGAATATGATCCTCGCTTTCTCGATTTTCAGACCTATATAACTTACCAGTTTAACGAGAAATTCGATCTATCGTTTTTGGGTAACGTAGCACAAAACCAATACAATTTTATTCCTCAAACCCGCGAAACGACTTTTGGAACGTGGCAAAATCCGCTCAACACCAAAATATATTTCGACGGACAGGAACAGGATGATTTTCAAACCTACCTGGGAGCGTTAACCGCTAACTATCACCCCAATGCCAACCTAAACCTGAAATTTATTGCATCGGCCTACCATGCCCGCGAAAAAGAAACTTACGATATACAAGGACAATATTATTTAAATCAGCTGGAAAGAAATATGGGCTCGGACGAATTTGGCGACAGTACATTAAATTTGGGAGTTGGCACCTTTATCAATCATGCCCGTAACAGCCTGGATGCAACAGTTTACAGTTTCTCGCACAAAGGAGCTTATAACTCTGAGAAGCACTTGTTAAACTGGGGAATCAAATTTCAGCACGAAAAAATAAACGACGAATTAAACGAATGGATCTACCGAGATTCTGCGGGTTACTCGATCCCCTATTCTGATAATGAAGTAAAATTATTTTATACGCTTAATGCCAAAAACAAAATTAGCTCGAACCGGATAACCGGCTATTTTCAGGACAGTTGGAGCATGCCCACAGCAAGCGGCGATTTATATTTAACAGGTGGAGTGCGTTTCAATTACTGGGATTTTAATAATGAGTTGCTCGTAAGTCCACGCGCCACATTAAGCTACTTCCCCGAATGGGAGAAAAAAATGTCATTCCGCTTATCAGCAGGATGGTATCATCAGTCGCCCTTTTTTAAGGAGTTGAAACAAACCGACGGCTACATTAATTACGACTCAAAAGCGCAACGTTCGTTTCAGGTTGTTGGAGGCACCGACCTGCTGTTCACCGCCTGGGATCGCCCGTTTCGCTTTACCTCCGAAGCCTACTACAAACACATGAACCGCCTGATTCCTTATCAAATAGATAATGTTCGTATACGTTACCTGGCCGAAGAAGAAGCAACAGGTTATGCCACCGGGGTTGATTTTAAAATTAATGGCGAGTTTGTAAGCGGACTACAGTCGTGGGCAAGTTTATCGTTCCTGCAAACCGAAGAAGATATTAAAGGCGACGGGCACGGAATGATTCCCCGCCCTACTGACCAGTGGATGAATTTCAGCTTATTTTTCCAGGATTATTTACCAGGTAATCCAACATACAAAATGCAACTGTCGGGTTTTTACGGAGCCCGCCTGCCCACCGGACCACCAAATGGCGAACGTTACCAGGATGTATTTCGTATGCCGCCCTACCGCCGTATCGATCTTGGATTTTCAAAGGTATTTATAAGCCGGGCAAATCGCTCCAGCAGCCCGTTTTTCAGGCATATTACCGATTTATGGCTAAGCCTCGAGGTATTTAACTTACTGGATATCAATAATACCATCTCCTATTTTTGGGTATCGAGTATTTATGGCGACCAATACGCGGTTCCGAATTATCTCACATCGCGAAAATTCAACTTAAAACTTACAGTAAAATTCTAA
- a CDS encoding sialate O-acetylesterase: MKTKSVLLYILLFAIVFNAKAEVKLPKIFSSNMVLQQGIEIPVWGWANVGEEISVSLLAYETKSNYNTGEKTTVAILLANVKTTADSNGKWLVKLPTQDYGGPYTLMIKAKNTISLKNVMIGEVWVCSGQSNMEFSLAQVKNADEEVYAANHPNIRLFTVPRRVAQFPEDDIESGEWLECTPQTAHNFSAVGYFFGKALQEDLNVPIGLIHSSWGGTVAETWTSAQTIQNDPDFREPMIELQQMDVEEYKKNKEVEIRKILGGEIPTEDKGMQDGKPVWSDPELNDTDWSKIIAPGLWEEQGYIDIDGIGWYRKELDLTEDQTQTNLNLHLGKIDDSDITFLNGIEIGKTENQYDKERVYTIDKKYLNPGKNMIVVRVNDTGGGGGMWGDPEDQYVAIGQEKIDISGDWKFKISKAVMQDIDLGPNSYPTLLFNGMINPIVPFGIKGVIWYQGESNASRAKQYQRVFPNLINDWRAQWNQGDFPFLFVQLANYMKPVQNPTDSEWAELREAQTKTLELPNTGMASAIDIGEADDIHPKNKQDVGKRLALNAFKVAYNKDIIYTGPTFESVEFKDGKAYITFSETGSGLAVKDKYGYVKAFSIAGADRQFYWAKAEIINKNTVVVYSYAVTDPVAVRFGWADNPDDLNLYNLELLPANPFRTDDWPGITN; this comes from the coding sequence ATATGGTGCTTCAACAAGGAATTGAAATTCCGGTATGGGGATGGGCAAACGTAGGAGAAGAAATTTCTGTTTCCCTTCTTGCATATGAAACTAAATCAAACTACAACACCGGTGAAAAAACTACTGTAGCCATTCTCCTGGCCAATGTTAAAACCACTGCCGATTCGAATGGCAAATGGTTGGTTAAACTGCCGACACAAGATTATGGTGGTCCTTATACTTTGATGATTAAAGCCAAAAACACCATTTCGTTAAAGAATGTAATGATTGGCGAAGTTTGGGTGTGCTCGGGGCAATCAAACATGGAATTTTCACTGGCACAGGTAAAAAATGCGGATGAAGAAGTGTATGCTGCCAATCACCCAAATATTCGATTATTTACCGTACCGCGTAGGGTGGCACAATTTCCTGAAGATGATATTGAAAGTGGCGAATGGCTGGAATGTACTCCACAAACGGCGCATAACTTTTCGGCTGTTGGGTATTTTTTTGGCAAAGCTTTGCAGGAAGATCTGAATGTGCCCATCGGGCTGATTCACTCTTCGTGGGGCGGCACCGTAGCCGAAACATGGACCAGTGCGCAAACCATTCAAAACGATCCTGATTTCAGGGAGCCAATGATTGAGCTGCAACAAATGGATGTTGAGGAGTATAAAAAGAATAAGGAAGTCGAGATTAGAAAAATACTGGGCGGCGAAATTCCTACCGAAGATAAAGGAATGCAAGACGGAAAGCCCGTTTGGTCTGATCCGGAGTTAAACGATACCGACTGGAGTAAAATTATCGCTCCCGGCTTGTGGGAAGAACAAGGTTATATTGACATTGACGGAATTGGCTGGTACCGTAAAGAGCTTGACCTTACCGAAGACCAAACACAAACGAACCTAAATTTGCATTTGGGAAAAATTGATGACTCTGATATTACGTTTCTAAACGGGATTGAAATCGGAAAAACCGAAAATCAGTATGATAAAGAAAGAGTTTATACCATCGACAAAAAATATTTAAACCCGGGAAAAAACATGATCGTAGTTCGAGTGAACGACACTGGTGGTGGCGGTGGTATGTGGGGCGATCCGGAAGATCAGTACGTGGCAATCGGGCAGGAAAAAATCGATATTTCGGGAGACTGGAAATTCAAAATATCAAAAGCCGTGATGCAGGACATTGACCTTGGACCCAATTCGTATCCTACCTTGTTATTCAACGGAATGATTAATCCGATTGTACCTTTCGGGATAAAAGGCGTAATCTGGTACCAGGGCGAATCAAACGCCAGCCGGGCAAAACAATATCAGCGCGTATTTCCGAATTTGATAAACGATTGGCGCGCACAATGGAATCAGGGAGATTTCCCCTTCCTGTTTGTGCAGTTGGCAAATTATATGAAACCGGTACAAAATCCAACAGATAGCGAGTGGGCAGAATTACGCGAAGCACAAACCAAAACGCTGGAGCTGCCAAATACCGGAATGGCATCAGCAATTGATATTGGCGAAGCTGATGATATTCACCCGAAAAACAAACAGGATGTTGGGAAGCGACTGGCGCTGAATGCTTTTAAAGTGGCATACAATAAAGACATTATATACACCGGTCCGACTTTCGAATCGGTAGAATTTAAGGACGGGAAAGCCTACATTACTTTTTCGGAAACAGGCTCGGGACTGGCAGTGAAAGACAAATACGGCTATGTAAAAGCATTTTCAATTGCAGGAGCCGATCGTCAGTTTTATTGGGCAAAAGCCGAGATCATCAATAAAAACACGGTGGTTGTTTATTCGTATGCCGTTACCGATCCGGTGGCGGTACGTTTTGGCTGGGCCGATAATCCTGATGATTTAAACCTGTATAACCTGGAGCTTCTGCCAGCCAATCCTTTCAGAACGGATGACTGGCCGGGAATAACAAACTAA
- a CDS encoding class I SAM-dependent methyltransferase, which produces MNDPIGLAIKEYFERGKAPQIQVDSNYTEGETIAPSYFFRDEKELPKIEKVALKNCKGTILDIGAAAGCHSLILQKKGYSVTALERSEDSVEVMRKQGIVKVVHADIFEYNEKQFNTILLLMNGSGIGGTIEGLKKLLAHLKSLLLEGGQILIDSSDIKYLFEEEDGSEWIDIANNNYYGEMQYKVSFRKEEEQFDWLFIDFNTLQLIANEMGYNCTLLEKGTHHDYLAKLNL; this is translated from the coding sequence ATGAACGATCCGATTGGCCTGGCCATTAAAGAATATTTTGAACGAGGTAAAGCACCTCAAATTCAGGTAGATTCAAACTACACAGAAGGCGAAACTATTGCCCCATCGTATTTTTTCCGCGACGAAAAAGAACTTCCCAAAATCGAGAAAGTTGCCCTGAAGAATTGTAAAGGCACTATTTTGGACATTGGCGCTGCAGCAGGCTGTCATTCACTCATCCTGCAAAAAAAAGGCTATAGTGTTACAGCTCTTGAAAGATCGGAAGATTCGGTTGAGGTAATGCGCAAACAGGGAATTGTAAAAGTAGTTCATGCCGATATTTTTGAGTACAACGAAAAACAGTTCAATACCATTTTGTTGCTGATGAACGGATCGGGCATTGGAGGAACCATCGAAGGTTTAAAAAAATTGCTCGCTCACCTCAAAAGCCTTTTGTTGGAAGGAGGCCAAATTTTAATTGACTCATCGGATATTAAATACCTTTTTGAAGAAGAAGACGGATCGGAATGGATTGATATTGCCAATAACAACTACTACGGCGAAATGCAGTATAAAGTGAGTTTCCGGAAAGAGGAGGAGCAGTTCGACTGGCTTTTTATCGATTTCAACACCCTGCAACTTATTGCCAACGAAATGGGTTATAACTGTACTTTGCTGGAAAAAGGCACGCATCACGACTACCTGGCAAAACTGAATCTTTAA
- a CDS encoding SulP family inorganic anion transporter codes for MNTIFKPKLLTILKNGISKKQITSDILAGVVVGIVALPLAIAFAVASGVSPEKGLITAVVAGFLISFLGGSRVQIGGPTGAFIVIVYGIVQQYGVNGLIISTVMAGVILIIFGLLKLGTLLKFIPHPLIVGFTSGIALVIFSTQIKDALGLTITDLPSGFLEKWHVYISNLDSVNVAALLVTLATIAITLISGKFVKKIPGSFIAIILATLVVQLFKLPVATIETYFGEISNTIHFTIPQIRLNDLQNYLAPALTIALLGGIESLLSAVVADGMISGKHRSNTELIAQGIANVVTPFFGGIPATGAIARTATNVKNGGRTPIAGIAHAITLLLIMLFLGKWAKLIPMSCLAGILIIVAYNMSEWRSFASILKGSVFDIIVLLTTFILTVLVDLTVAIEVGVVLSAILFMKRMSDISEKRINNIVDTDLIEDYSQLPKGVSVYEISGPLFFASARRYSEVIQEIGESCNTLILRMRHVSFIDETGMKNLQSSLKILQNNGVKVILSGVSSQLKTELEKRLNPKVIDYIDMEDSFEKALDYAMVTNAS; via the coding sequence ATGAATACAATATTTAAACCCAAACTACTTACGATTTTAAAAAATGGCATAAGTAAAAAACAAATTACGTCGGATATACTTGCCGGAGTTGTTGTAGGTATTGTTGCCCTCCCCCTGGCTATTGCTTTTGCTGTTGCTTCGGGCGTTTCTCCCGAAAAAGGACTGATAACTGCAGTGGTTGCCGGTTTTCTTATTTCGTTTTTAGGTGGCAGCCGTGTGCAGATTGGCGGTCCAACCGGTGCTTTTATTGTAATTGTTTACGGAATTGTGCAACAATACGGTGTAAACGGACTTATTATTTCTACCGTTATGGCCGGTGTCATTCTAATTATTTTTGGGCTTTTAAAATTGGGGACTTTGCTAAAATTTATCCCCCACCCGCTTATCGTTGGATTTACAAGTGGTATTGCATTGGTCATTTTTTCTACCCAAATAAAAGATGCGCTCGGACTAACAATTACCGACCTTCCATCGGGATTTCTGGAAAAATGGCATGTTTATATTAGTAACCTGGATAGTGTAAACGTTGCAGCCTTACTGGTAACACTGGCAACGATTGCCATAACACTCATAAGCGGAAAATTTGTAAAAAAAATACCGGGATCGTTTATTGCTATAATTCTTGCAACACTGGTTGTTCAGCTTTTTAAACTACCTGTTGCAACTATCGAAACCTATTTTGGTGAGATCAGTAATACCATACATTTTACCATTCCACAAATACGTTTGAACGATCTGCAAAACTACCTTGCACCGGCGCTCACCATTGCATTGCTGGGAGGTATCGAGTCGTTATTGTCGGCAGTGGTTGCTGATGGTATGATAAGTGGGAAACACCGCTCGAATACCGAATTGATTGCACAAGGCATTGCCAACGTTGTTACCCCGTTTTTCGGTGGTATTCCGGCAACCGGAGCAATTGCACGTACGGCAACCAACGTAAAAAACGGCGGACGCACACCAATTGCCGGTATTGCACATGCCATTACCTTATTGCTGATTATGCTTTTTTTGGGAAAATGGGCCAAATTGATTCCGATGTCGTGCCTGGCCGGAATTTTAATTATTGTTGCTTATAACATGAGCGAATGGCGCTCGTTTGCTTCCATTCTAAAGGGTTCAGTTTTCGATATAATTGTACTGCTTACCACCTTCATTTTAACGGTGTTAGTTGATTTAACTGTGGCCATTGAGGTTGGTGTGGTGCTGTCGGCTATTCTTTTCATGAAACGTATGTCCGACATTAGCGAAAAACGCATAAATAACATTGTTGACACCGATTTAATTGAAGACTATTCGCAGCTGCCAAAAGGTGTTTCGGTATACGAAATAAGTGGCCCCTTGTTTTTTGCATCAGCACGTCGTTATTCCGAAGTAATCCAGGAAATAGGGGAAAGCTGCAACACACTGATTCTGCGTATGCGCCATGTTTCGTTTATTGATGAAACGGGAATGAAAAACCTGCAAAGTTCACTTAAAATACTTCAAAACAACGGGGTGAAAGTGATTTTATCGGGTGTTTCTTCGCAGCTAAAAACTGAGCTGGAGAAAAGACTCAACCCAAAAGTTATTGACTACATTGATATGGAAGATTCGTTTGAGAAAGCGCTCGACTATGCTATGGTTACTAACGCATCCTAA
- a CDS encoding RNA-binding protein, giving the protein MNLFVAKLDSSITGDYLNELFSAHGEVASAKVIFDRETGNSKCFGFVEMPNEEEANAAIAALNDAEIEGKQIVVKEANAPQDRPRRDFNRGGGGGGYNRGGGGGYNRGGGGGGYNRGGGGGDRRGGGGGYDRRGGGGGDRW; this is encoded by the coding sequence ATGAATTTATTTGTTGCAAAGTTAGACTCATCGATTACTGGTGACTACTTAAATGAGCTGTTCTCTGCACACGGAGAAGTAGCGTCTGCCAAAGTTATTTTTGACAGAGAAACGGGAAACTCAAAATGTTTTGGTTTTGTTGAAATGCCAAACGAAGAAGAAGCTAATGCAGCGATTGCTGCACTTAATGATGCTGAAATTGAAGGAAAACAAATCGTAGTTAAGGAAGCAAATGCTCCACAAGATCGTCCACGTCGTGATTTTAATCGCGGTGGCGGCGGTGGTGGCTACAACCGCGGTGGCGGTGGTGGTTACAACCGTGGCGGCGGTGGTGGCGGATACAACCGTGGCGGTGGCGGTGGCGACCGCAGAGGCGGTGGCGGTGGTTACGATCGTCGTGGTGGCGGCGGTGGCGACCGTTGGTAA
- a CDS encoding cytidylate kinase-like family protein, with product MKQSPTFNSPKRGFMVRVKYDTAGNNNPTQMKNFLNSYLMESKCINLESGDYPGPFLTISRQAGCSAKRIAIKLSKILTGYSYMSETKTDVEWKYVDKAVFIGVVNEMIEELKSGDFEDAEESIVFLKEVGRAFSDETIYDISDDRLIAALKGIICRLAYHGRTIIVGRSSGAILKDIPNKLNIRLEAPADWRINRIMQIRDMTRMEAAEYITLADKKRDAFIEKIIGRKAENEDFDVIFNYASMEDDQIVDAVINILRNKKIIAPHYEF from the coding sequence ATGAAACAGTCACCAACATTTAATTCTCCCAAAAGAGGATTTATGGTGCGAGTTAAATATGACACGGCTGGAAACAACAATCCTACTCAAATGAAAAATTTTCTGAATAGTTATCTAATGGAATCGAAATGTATTAACCTCGAATCAGGTGACTACCCCGGACCTTTTCTTACTATTTCACGACAAGCCGGATGCTCGGCAAAGCGCATCGCCATTAAGCTCTCGAAAATTCTGACCGGCTACAGTTACATGTCGGAAACAAAAACCGATGTGGAGTGGAAATATGTTGATAAAGCGGTGTTTATAGGTGTTGTTAATGAAATGATTGAAGAACTAAAGTCGGGGGATTTTGAAGATGCCGAAGAATCGATAGTGTTTCTAAAGGAAGTTGGCCGGGCCTTTTCGGATGAAACGATTTACGACATTTCAGACGACAGACTGATTGCGGCCTTAAAAGGGATTATTTGCCGACTGGCCTACCACGGACGTACTATTATTGTTGGGCGTTCGTCAGGTGCCATTTTAAAAGACATTCCAAACAAACTTAACATCAGGCTTGAAGCTCCTGCCGACTGGAGAATTAACCGCATAATGCAAATTAGAGACATGACCAGAATGGAGGCTGCAGAATATATTACGCTGGCTGATAAAAAGAGAGATGCCTTTATTGAAAAAATAATCGGCAGGAAAGCCGAAAATGAGGATTTTGATGTGATTTTTAATTATGCCTCGATGGAAGACGATCAGATAGTTGACGCAGTAATTAACATATTACGAAATAAAAAAATTATCGCTCCTCATTACGAGTTCTAA